A genomic segment from Segniliparus rotundus DSM 44985 encodes:
- a CDS encoding ABC transporter ATP-binding protein, with amino-acid sequence MTKLVLDKVAKRHDGFLALDELSFEVAAGEFFVLVGPSGCGKSTLLDLLSGLLAPTSGALSLNGEAITGPGLDRGVTFQQYALLPWRTARGNVELGLEAKKLPRRQRRDLALQALRTVGLADSADRYPGQLSGGMRQRVAIARSLALDPEVLLMDEPFGALDAQTREGLQDQLLTIQRTSGKTIVFITHDIEEAVYLGNRVAVLTPRPGRIKQIFDIRLPQRDREASGGGEAVRSSAEFVRHRHEIWLALREGQEPSQEREARVA; translated from the coding sequence ATGACGAAACTCGTGCTCGACAAGGTGGCCAAACGGCACGACGGCTTCTTGGCCCTCGACGAGCTCTCCTTCGAAGTGGCCGCGGGCGAGTTCTTCGTGCTTGTCGGTCCGTCCGGTTGCGGCAAGTCGACGCTCTTAGACCTTCTGTCCGGCCTTCTTGCGCCCACTTCGGGAGCCCTGTCGCTCAACGGCGAGGCGATCACCGGGCCCGGTCTCGACCGAGGGGTCACCTTCCAGCAGTACGCCCTCCTGCCGTGGCGAACCGCCAGAGGCAATGTGGAGCTCGGGTTGGAGGCGAAAAAGCTGCCGCGCAGACAGCGTCGCGATCTCGCGTTGCAAGCCCTGCGGACGGTCGGCCTCGCCGACTCCGCGGACCGCTACCCCGGACAGCTCTCCGGGGGGATGCGCCAGCGCGTCGCGATCGCCCGAAGCCTCGCGCTCGACCCAGAAGTGCTCCTCATGGACGAGCCGTTCGGCGCGCTCGACGCGCAGACCAGGGAGGGGCTGCAGGACCAACTCCTCACGATCCAGCGGACCAGCGGCAAAACCATCGTCTTCATCACCCACGACATCGAGGAGGCCGTGTATTTGGGCAACCGTGTCGCCGTCCTCACGCCGAGGCCGGGGCGGATCAAACAGATCTTCGACATCCGGCTGCCGCAGCGCGACCGGGAAGCCTCGGGCGGCGGGGAGGCGGTGCGCTCCTCCGCCGAATTCGTCCGCCACAGGCACGAAATCTGGTTGGCGCTGCGCGAAGGCCAGGAGCCTTCCCAAGAGCGCGAGGCCCGAGTTGCCTGA
- a CDS encoding ABC transporter substrate-binding protein, with protein MPAQPRSVFVVAFMLLASAFPLAGCAIPTAAVRDGSGNAVIRYQGWPGTVLWQELAEDLGYFNKVKLTWVGSTTSGPQDVQSVATDQVDVGQAFDGAVVKLVAAKAKVESVITYYGADEVSPNIGYAVLADSPIHSAQDFLGKTIALNTMGAHAEMVLREYLSRQGVTEQQASRVTEIVMPPVNMEKALRNHQADVVAIDRGWLLAAQQRGGIRAVFTDQSLFGPFGFGTQVFRKGYIQANPDVLKDYVQGVSRALVWAQSRSAEEVRAKFLDIMRRRHRAESTEAVKYYLSSTVPAKGGVIRAQEFQVWIDRLVANGTLAPGQVQAEDMFTNQFNPYTAEAGQGAKV; from the coding sequence GTGCCAGCCCAGCCGCGTTCCGTCTTCGTCGTCGCGTTCATGCTGCTCGCCTCGGCGTTCCCGCTCGCGGGATGCGCGATCCCGACGGCGGCAGTGCGGGACGGTTCGGGCAACGCGGTCATCCGCTATCAAGGCTGGCCCGGAACGGTCCTGTGGCAGGAGCTCGCCGAGGATCTCGGCTATTTCAACAAAGTCAAGCTCACATGGGTGGGCTCGACCACCTCTGGCCCGCAGGACGTGCAGTCCGTCGCCACTGACCAAGTCGATGTCGGGCAGGCCTTCGACGGCGCAGTCGTCAAGCTGGTCGCGGCCAAGGCGAAAGTCGAAAGCGTCATCACCTACTACGGGGCTGACGAGGTTTCGCCGAATATCGGGTACGCCGTCCTCGCGGACAGCCCGATCCACAGCGCGCAGGACTTCCTCGGCAAAACGATCGCCCTCAACACGATGGGCGCGCACGCCGAGATGGTGCTCCGCGAATACCTCTCCCGCCAGGGCGTCACCGAGCAGCAGGCCAGCAGAGTCACCGAGATCGTGATGCCGCCGGTCAACATGGAGAAGGCTCTGCGCAACCACCAGGCGGACGTGGTGGCCATCGACAGGGGCTGGCTGCTGGCGGCGCAACAACGCGGCGGGATCCGCGCCGTTTTCACCGATCAGTCCCTCTTCGGCCCGTTCGGCTTCGGCACCCAGGTGTTCCGCAAGGGCTACATCCAGGCGAACCCGGACGTGCTCAAGGACTACGTGCAGGGCGTGTCCCGAGCGCTCGTGTGGGCGCAGTCCCGCTCCGCCGAGGAGGTCCGGGCCAAGTTCCTCGACATCATGCGCCGCCGACACCGCGCGGAGTCCACCGAGGCGGTCAAGTACTACCTGTCCTCCACGGTCCCCGCCAAGGGCGGCGTGATCCGGGCGCAAGAGTTCCAGGTGTGGATCGACCGGCTGGTCGCGAACGGCACACTCGCCCCGGGGCAGGTGCAGGCAGAAGACATGTTCACCAATCAGTTCAACCCCTACACGGCTGAGGCCGGGCAAGGAGCGAAAGTATGA
- a CDS encoding TauD/TfdA dioxygenase family protein → MTATITSRKPAEQWTIRKLTADIGAEVSGVVLSGDLGPETVAVLRQTVLDHKVVVFRGQHSLDDEGQRAFARLLGPLTLGHPTLASRVDGAVLEVNSEHGRSDSWHTDVTFVDRPPAFSVLRPVALPEYGGTTAWANTTAAYNRLPEPLRLLAESLRAVHTNRYDYARTHERDAAEGHDDGKGRVQYEEFRSTQYETEHPVVRAHPETGERTLLLGQFVSHILDLKPAESDAVYRIFQDRITKLENTLRWHWSLGDVAVWDNRATQHYGVSDYDSQFRKLHRVTVAGDVPMGADGRPSRALIGDAAAYQAFAG, encoded by the coding sequence ATGACCGCCACCATCACGAGCCGAAAGCCAGCGGAGCAGTGGACCATCCGCAAGCTCACCGCGGACATCGGAGCCGAGGTCTCCGGCGTCGTCCTCAGCGGGGACCTCGGACCGGAGACTGTCGCCGTGCTCCGCCAAACCGTTCTCGACCACAAAGTCGTCGTCTTCCGAGGCCAACACAGCCTGGACGACGAGGGCCAGCGAGCCTTCGCCCGGCTCTTGGGCCCGCTCACCCTCGGACATCCGACGCTGGCCTCGCGCGTGGACGGCGCGGTGCTGGAGGTCAACTCCGAGCACGGCCGCTCGGACAGCTGGCACACCGACGTGACCTTCGTCGACCGCCCGCCCGCGTTCTCCGTGCTGCGCCCGGTCGCGCTCCCCGAGTACGGCGGCACCACGGCCTGGGCGAACACCACGGCTGCCTACAACCGCCTTCCCGAGCCGTTGCGCCTGTTGGCCGAGTCGCTGCGCGCCGTGCACACCAACCGTTACGACTACGCCCGAACCCATGAGCGCGACGCGGCCGAGGGCCACGACGACGGCAAGGGCCGCGTCCAATACGAGGAGTTCCGCTCCACCCAGTACGAGACCGAGCACCCCGTGGTGCGCGCGCATCCTGAAACAGGGGAGCGCACACTCCTGCTCGGCCAGTTCGTCAGTCACATCCTCGACCTCAAGCCCGCTGAGTCCGACGCGGTCTACCGAATCTTCCAGGACCGGATCACCAAGCTGGAGAACACCCTGCGTTGGCATTGGAGCCTTGGCGACGTGGCGGTCTGGGACAATCGCGCCACCCAGCATTACGGGGTGTCCGACTACGACAGCCAGTTCCGCAAGCTGCACCGGGTGACGGTCGCGGGCGATGTGCCCATGGGAGCGGACGGACGGCCCAGCCGCGCGCTGATCGGCGACGCCGCCGCGTACCAAGCTTTCGCGGGGTAG
- a CDS encoding adenylosuccinate synthase, whose translation MPAIVLIGAQWGDEGKGKATDLLGGRIDWVVRYQGGSNAGHTVILPNGEKFALRLLPSGILNPGVRNVIGNGVVVEPGVLLAELAGLEERGIDTSQLMVSADAHLVMPYHVAIDKVTERYLGARKIGTTGKGIGPAYQDKVARIGVRVADVLDEKLLHEKVEAALAFKNQVLTKIYNRKGLDPKQVVDELLAQAEQFGPRIANTKLLLNEALERDEWLLLEGSQGTLLDVDHGTYPFVTSSNPTAGYAATGAGIGPTKIRAVFGILKAYTTRVGSGPFPTELHDDMGEFLRKTGGEQGVVTGRDRRCGWFDAPIARYATRVNGITDFFLTKLDVLTGLEKVPVAVGYTINGKRTDELPATQSEFSSAEPVYEELPGWWEDISEVREFDDLPANARAYVQRLEELSGAQISCVGVGPRQDQTIVRHDVLR comes from the coding sequence ATGCCGGCGATTGTGTTGATCGGGGCGCAATGGGGCGACGAAGGCAAAGGCAAAGCCACCGACCTGTTGGGCGGACGGATCGACTGGGTGGTGCGCTACCAAGGGGGCAGCAACGCCGGGCACACCGTCATTCTGCCGAACGGCGAGAAGTTCGCGCTGCGCCTGCTGCCCTCGGGGATACTGAACCCCGGCGTGCGCAATGTGATCGGCAACGGCGTCGTGGTGGAGCCCGGCGTGCTCCTCGCCGAGCTCGCCGGCCTCGAAGAGCGCGGCATCGACACTTCCCAACTGATGGTCTCCGCCGACGCGCACCTGGTCATGCCGTACCACGTCGCCATCGACAAAGTCACCGAGCGCTACCTGGGCGCCCGCAAGATCGGCACCACCGGCAAGGGCATCGGCCCCGCCTACCAGGACAAGGTCGCCCGCATCGGGGTGCGGGTCGCCGATGTGCTCGACGAAAAGCTCCTGCACGAGAAGGTCGAGGCCGCCTTGGCCTTCAAAAACCAAGTGCTCACCAAGATCTACAACCGCAAGGGGCTCGACCCCAAGCAGGTCGTGGACGAGCTTTTGGCGCAGGCCGAACAGTTCGGGCCCAGGATCGCCAACACGAAGCTTCTGCTCAACGAGGCGCTCGAACGTGACGAGTGGCTGCTCCTCGAAGGCTCGCAAGGCACGTTGCTCGACGTGGACCACGGCACCTACCCGTTCGTCACCTCGTCCAATCCCACGGCGGGGTACGCGGCCACCGGCGCGGGCATCGGCCCGACAAAGATCCGCGCCGTGTTCGGCATCCTCAAGGCCTACACCACGCGGGTCGGCTCGGGCCCCTTCCCGACGGAGCTGCACGACGACATGGGCGAGTTCCTGCGCAAGACCGGCGGAGAGCAGGGCGTGGTGACCGGCCGGGACCGTCGGTGCGGCTGGTTCGACGCCCCGATCGCCCGCTACGCGACCAGAGTCAACGGGATCACCGATTTCTTCCTGACCAAGCTCGACGTGCTCACCGGCTTGGAGAAAGTCCCCGTCGCGGTCGGCTACACCATCAACGGCAAGCGCACGGACGAGCTGCCCGCCACGCAGAGCGAATTCTCCTCGGCCGAGCCGGTGTACGAGGAGTTGCCAGGATGGTGGGAGGACATCTCCGAGGTGCGCGAGTTCGACGACCTCCCGGCCAACGCGCGGGCTTACGTGCAGCGCCTCGAGGAGCTTTCCGGAGCGCAGATCTCCTGCGTCGGCGTCGGCCCACGCCAGGACCAGACCATCGTCCGCCACGACGTCCTGCGCTGA
- a CDS encoding DUF3151 domain-containing protein, producing the protein MTHGRDLLGPAPTLLPANDDAQALLAQGGSPDEVAAQHPEFSLAWAMLAEDALAHDAPVTAYAYARTGYHRGLDQLRRNGWRGFGPVPWDHEPNQGFLRAVGALAKAANTIGEAPEHQRCVELLLDSDPQSVDELGLG; encoded by the coding sequence ATGACACATGGACGTGACCTTCTCGGCCCGGCTCCGACTCTGCTCCCTGCCAACGACGACGCGCAAGCCCTGCTCGCGCAAGGCGGCAGCCCGGACGAGGTGGCGGCGCAGCATCCGGAGTTCTCACTCGCTTGGGCGATGCTCGCCGAGGACGCTCTGGCGCACGACGCCCCGGTGACCGCGTACGCATACGCCCGCACCGGCTACCATCGGGGCCTTGACCAGCTGCGGCGCAACGGATGGCGCGGCTTCGGCCCGGTCCCCTGGGATCATGAGCCGAACCAGGGTTTTCTGCGAGCGGTGGGGGCTCTTGCGAAAGCCGCGAACACCATTGGCGAGGCGCCGGAGCACCAGCGCTGTGTGGAGCTGCTGTTGGACAGCGACCCCCAGTCCGTCGACGAGTTGGGCCTGGGCTGA
- a CDS encoding amino acid ABC transporter ATP-binding protein, producing MTPVLRASGVRKQYAKAGRPVLDGLDLDLAEGECVALIGGSGSGKSTLLRCLALLERVDDGTILFEGQDVCDPRADAAAVRARMGVVFQAYNLFPHCSVLDNLTLAPIRVQKKSKSNAREQALAMLARVGLADKARAKPGELSGGQQQRVAIARALVTNPRLLLLDEVTAALDPELTGEVLDLLRQIRADGTTMLLATHELGFAREAADQVCFLAEGKVLERGSPSELFDNPKSDRLRSFLNRSRRP from the coding sequence ATGACACCGGTCCTGCGGGCCAGCGGGGTCCGAAAACAGTATGCGAAGGCTGGGCGCCCTGTGCTCGACGGCCTCGACCTCGATCTCGCCGAGGGCGAGTGCGTCGCGCTGATCGGCGGCTCCGGCTCCGGCAAGTCGACATTGCTGCGCTGCCTCGCGCTCTTGGAGAGGGTGGACGACGGAACAATCCTGTTCGAAGGCCAAGACGTGTGCGATCCGAGAGCCGACGCCGCCGCAGTCCGCGCCCGGATGGGCGTGGTGTTCCAGGCCTACAACCTGTTCCCGCATTGCAGCGTGCTCGACAATTTGACGCTCGCGCCGATCCGGGTGCAGAAAAAGTCCAAAAGCAACGCGCGGGAGCAGGCGCTCGCGATGCTGGCGCGGGTCGGCCTCGCCGACAAAGCCCGCGCGAAGCCCGGTGAGCTCTCGGGCGGGCAACAACAGCGCGTCGCGATTGCCCGGGCCCTCGTGACAAACCCCCGGCTGCTGCTGCTCGACGAGGTCACCGCCGCGCTCGACCCGGAGCTCACGGGAGAGGTGCTCGATCTGTTGCGCCAGATCCGGGCTGACGGGACCACCATGCTCCTCGCAACCCACGAGCTGGGCTTCGCCCGTGAAGCCGCTGACCAGGTCTGCTTCTTGGCTGAGGGCAAAGTCCTCGAACGGGGGAGCCCGTCGGAGCTGTTCGACAACCCGAAGAGCGACCGGCTCAGGTCCTTCCTGAACAGGTCGCGCCGCCCGTGA
- a CDS encoding substrate-binding periplasmic protein: MLRCLTQTAVLSLALFAAPGCAPEDDGPARPADCGNTAALPLRAPGKLTVATDEPAYAPWFHGDDPSNGQGFESALTYAVAGEMGFAKEQVDWVRVPFTNAYAPGEKPFDFDVNEVSITPERRQVVDFSTGYYQVRQVVLGPSGVEQATLAQLAQRSIGVVVGTTSSQAIDESVTPRQPVAYFDTNDLAAQALLAGQVDALVVDLPTGLQIQSANPAAQLTIFGKLPVVPREEFGLVLGKNSPLTSCVDEALGSLQQHGSLAGLERRWLGDSARIPELA; encoded by the coding sequence GTGCTTCGTTGCCTGACGCAGACCGCTGTGCTGTCGCTGGCGCTCTTCGCGGCGCCCGGCTGCGCCCCGGAGGACGACGGCCCGGCGCGGCCAGCGGACTGCGGCAACACCGCCGCGCTCCCGCTGCGCGCACCGGGCAAACTCACCGTCGCCACCGACGAGCCCGCGTACGCGCCTTGGTTCCATGGCGACGACCCGTCGAACGGCCAAGGCTTCGAGTCGGCGTTGACCTACGCGGTGGCGGGGGAGATGGGGTTCGCGAAGGAACAGGTCGACTGGGTGCGCGTTCCGTTCACCAACGCCTACGCCCCGGGCGAGAAACCCTTCGACTTCGATGTGAACGAGGTGTCGATCACCCCGGAAAGAAGGCAGGTGGTTGATTTTTCCACGGGCTACTACCAGGTCAGGCAAGTCGTTCTTGGACCGTCGGGCGTCGAGCAAGCCACATTGGCGCAGCTCGCGCAGCGCAGCATCGGCGTGGTCGTCGGCACCACGAGCTCGCAGGCAATCGACGAGTCGGTCACACCGCGACAACCAGTGGCCTACTTCGACACGAACGACCTCGCCGCGCAAGCGTTGCTGGCAGGCCAGGTCGACGCCCTCGTCGTCGACCTGCCCACGGGGTTGCAAATCCAGTCGGCGAACCCTGCGGCGCAGTTGACGATCTTCGGGAAATTGCCAGTAGTTCCGCGCGAGGAGTTCGGCCTCGTCCTCGGCAAGAACAGTCCGCTCACCTCCTGCGTGGACGAGGCGCTGGGCAGTTTGCAGCAACACGGCTCGCTGGCCGGGCTCGAGCGCCGCTGGCTCGGGGACAGCGCGCGGATTCCGGAGCTCGCATGA
- a CDS encoding amino acid ABC transporter permease: MTRQPSAAQQERDRIRRRTALRSWALAVVSTAAVATAAVLTIGSAPGWPRVRETFFSLPKAQAALPKVLEGLWLNIRVTLVCAALIALLGLGLALVRTMRGPVFFPLRILAIVYVDLFRGLPVLLVIFLLGFGAPALRLKGLPKEAVFWGAAALVLTYSAYVAEVLRAGIESVPRTQRLAARALGLRAGATMRFVVLPQAVRAVSPALLNDLVSLQKDSGLIAVLGVVDAIRAAQIQTATDFNFTPYVVAGALFVTLTIPLARLTDWHAERALSQGAGR; this comes from the coding sequence ATGACCCGCCAGCCTTCAGCCGCGCAACAAGAGCGTGATCGAATCCGCCGCCGGACGGCGTTGCGCTCATGGGCGCTCGCGGTCGTCAGCACCGCCGCTGTCGCGACAGCGGCGGTGCTGACAATAGGCTCCGCCCCTGGTTGGCCTCGGGTGCGCGAAACCTTCTTCAGTCTGCCGAAAGCGCAGGCCGCACTGCCCAAAGTGCTCGAAGGGCTCTGGCTCAATATCCGCGTCACCCTCGTGTGCGCGGCGCTCATCGCGCTCCTCGGACTCGGGCTCGCGCTGGTTCGGACGATGCGCGGCCCGGTGTTCTTCCCGCTGCGGATTCTCGCCATCGTCTATGTAGACCTCTTCCGAGGGCTGCCCGTGCTCTTAGTGATCTTCCTGCTGGGATTCGGCGCGCCTGCGCTGCGGCTGAAAGGACTGCCCAAAGAGGCGGTTTTCTGGGGCGCGGCGGCGTTGGTGCTCACCTACTCGGCCTACGTGGCAGAAGTGTTGCGGGCCGGGATCGAATCCGTTCCCCGGACCCAACGCCTCGCCGCCCGCGCCCTCGGCCTGCGCGCTGGCGCGACAATGCGGTTCGTGGTCTTGCCGCAGGCGGTGCGCGCGGTTTCTCCTGCTTTGCTCAACGACCTGGTGAGCCTGCAGAAAGACTCTGGGCTCATTGCCGTTCTCGGCGTGGTGGACGCGATCCGCGCGGCGCAGATCCAAACCGCGACCGACTTCAACTTCACCCCGTACGTCGTCGCAGGGGCGCTGTTCGTGACCCTCACCATCCCCCTCGCGAGGTTGACCGACTGGCACGCCGAACGCGCCCTGAGCCAGGGGGCGGGACGATGA
- a CDS encoding PLP-dependent aminotransferase family protein translates to MSENSSLEKILKDLREDAQRYPSGAKLPSSRELVKRYRASAGTITKAVAALAAEGLVEPVPGSGVFRAQDRPQRPRALDASWQEVSLNAEPGISTATVRHAASSLLSYLSVQPPEVVDLASGYPHPCLQPERALASAAAKAGRRPGAWTRPPVEGIALLREWFARDIGAALSPSDVLICGGGQSALVCTLRSLAAPGAAVLVESPTYPGLLAAARAAGLRPVPVPVDADGVRVELLAKAFASSGAGVFVCQPLFQNPTGATLCADRRLGVLEAAREAGAFVVEDDYVRRLGHGGALPAPLVEDDADGRVVHIHSLTKATSPNLRVGALVARGAAFERLRTAHVIDNFFVSKLLQETTLEFVCSPAWPRHVRSLGAELARRQAAMICALAEHLPEFEVTLAPKGGYHLWLRLPAGSPDEASVVAAARREGVVVTAGGPYFASEPSARFLRVSYAAASSEADMCDGVRRLAHGWRAAQAA, encoded by the coding sequence ATGTCTGAGAATAGCAGTTTGGAAAAGATTCTCAAAGACCTCCGCGAAGACGCGCAGCGCTATCCGAGTGGTGCAAAACTGCCTTCGAGCCGGGAACTGGTCAAGCGGTATCGGGCGAGCGCCGGAACGATCACGAAGGCTGTCGCGGCGCTCGCGGCCGAGGGGCTGGTCGAACCCGTTCCCGGATCTGGAGTGTTCCGCGCGCAGGACCGCCCGCAACGGCCACGAGCCCTGGACGCCTCCTGGCAAGAGGTGTCGCTCAACGCAGAGCCCGGAATTTCGACCGCGACAGTCCGCCACGCCGCCTCGAGCCTGCTCTCCTACCTGAGCGTGCAGCCCCCGGAAGTGGTCGATCTCGCGAGCGGCTACCCGCACCCCTGCCTGCAGCCGGAGCGCGCGCTCGCCTCGGCCGCGGCGAAGGCGGGCCGCAGGCCCGGCGCGTGGACCCGGCCCCCGGTCGAGGGGATCGCCCTGCTGCGCGAGTGGTTCGCCCGAGACATCGGCGCAGCGCTCTCCCCCTCGGACGTGCTCATCTGCGGCGGCGGCCAAAGCGCGCTCGTCTGCACGCTGCGCTCGTTGGCGGCTCCGGGGGCGGCTGTTCTTGTGGAGTCGCCGACCTATCCGGGCCTTCTCGCCGCTGCCCGGGCGGCCGGTCTGCGTCCGGTGCCGGTCCCGGTCGACGCGGACGGAGTGCGGGTGGAGCTTTTGGCGAAGGCGTTCGCCAGCTCCGGCGCGGGCGTGTTCGTCTGCCAACCGCTGTTCCAAAACCCCACTGGCGCGACGCTTTGCGCCGATCGGCGCCTCGGCGTGCTCGAAGCGGCGCGGGAAGCGGGAGCTTTCGTGGTGGAGGACGACTACGTGCGCCGTCTCGGCCACGGCGGGGCGCTCCCCGCTCCGCTGGTCGAAGACGACGCGGATGGCCGGGTGGTCCATATCCACTCATTGACGAAAGCGACCTCGCCCAACTTGCGGGTCGGCGCGCTGGTGGCGCGCGGAGCTGCGTTCGAGCGGTTGCGCACCGCACACGTCATCGACAATTTCTTCGTCTCGAAGCTCCTGCAAGAGACCACGTTGGAGTTCGTGTGCTCCCCCGCGTGGCCCCGGCATGTGCGCTCGCTTGGCGCCGAACTCGCGCGGCGCCAAGCAGCCATGATCTGCGCGCTCGCCGAGCATCTGCCTGAATTCGAGGTGACATTGGCGCCCAAGGGCGGGTACCACCTGTGGCTGCGTCTGCCGGCGGGGTCCCCGGACGAGGCCTCCGTGGTGGCCGCAGCCCGTCGCGAGGGCGTTGTCGTGACAGCTGGCGGACCGTACTTCGCCAGCGAGCCTTCCGCGCGATTCCTGCGCGTGAGCTACGCTGCGGCGTCGAGCGAAGCCGACATGTGCGACGGAGTCCGCCGACTGGCCCATGGCTGGCGCGCGGCGCAAGCAGCGTAG
- a CDS encoding ABC transporter permease, giving the protein MPDSAVLDPTERAAPVSLLPAAAAEAAGTAGPRRRARVSRAALAKAFRQSAGVAALFAMWELAPRIGLVDSVFLPPLSEVLKAGGALLGNGQLVEHLQASLLRAGAGFVLAVLAGVPLGLAIAWFPRVADSANPVLELFRNTAPLALLPVFVLVLGIGETSKITLLFYSGIFPVVLNTIAGARSADPLLVKAARSLGFGHMQTFVKVVLPGAVPAVFTGVRQAAASCVLVLVAAEMIGARAGLGYLITAAQSSFAIPDMYVGILTIALVGLTLNAVLVALERRASRWREQG; this is encoded by the coding sequence TTGCCTGACTCAGCCGTCCTCGACCCGACTGAGAGGGCGGCGCCCGTCTCGCTCCTGCCCGCGGCCGCCGCAGAGGCAGCAGGCACTGCGGGGCCGCGAAGACGAGCCCGGGTCTCCCGCGCCGCCCTGGCCAAGGCATTCCGCCAATCGGCCGGTGTGGCCGCGCTCTTTGCGATGTGGGAGCTCGCCCCTCGGATCGGGCTCGTGGACTCGGTTTTCCTCCCGCCGCTCTCCGAGGTTCTCAAGGCGGGTGGGGCGCTCCTCGGCAACGGCCAGCTTGTGGAGCATCTGCAGGCGAGTCTGCTCCGGGCTGGCGCCGGATTCGTGCTCGCGGTGCTCGCCGGTGTGCCCCTCGGCCTCGCCATCGCGTGGTTCCCCCGGGTCGCGGACTCGGCGAACCCGGTGCTGGAACTCTTCCGCAACACCGCGCCGCTGGCTCTGCTTCCGGTGTTCGTCCTTGTCCTTGGCATCGGCGAGACCTCAAAGATCACGCTGCTCTTCTATTCGGGGATCTTCCCGGTCGTGCTCAACACCATCGCCGGAGCCCGTTCGGCAGATCCGCTCCTCGTCAAGGCGGCCCGATCGCTCGGCTTTGGGCATATGCAGACCTTCGTCAAGGTCGTGCTGCCCGGAGCCGTCCCCGCCGTCTTCACCGGTGTCCGCCAAGCGGCGGCTTCCTGTGTTTTGGTGCTGGTCGCCGCCGAGATGATCGGAGCCCGAGCCGGTCTGGGCTATCTCATCACAGCGGCCCAGTCGAGTTTCGCCATCCCCGACATGTATGTCGGCATTCTGACGATCGCCCTCGTCGGCCTCACGCTGAACGCTGTTCTTGTTGCCCTCGAACGACGCGCCTCCCGATGGCGCGAGCAAGGCTGA
- a CDS encoding FAD-dependent oxidoreductase — translation MTEAEPLLRVAVVGAGPAGIYASDALMKSGVAVSIDLYEKMPAPFGLIRYGVAPDHPRIKGIVKSLHQVLDKPQIRLIGHVEFGKDIDIDFLAKHYHAVIFSTGAVKDRGLDIPGVGLDGSYGAADFVGWYDGNPDFPRTWPLTAQKVAVLGVGNVALDVARVLAKTAEDLLPTEIPPNVYEGLQQNQAVEVHVFGRRGPAQAKFTPLELRELDHCTTIEVIVDPEDIEYDEGSEKARRESKITDMVATIIQDWAIRDPGDRPHKLFLHFFEAPVEILGENGKVVGLRTERTALTGDGNVKGTGQFKDWPVQAVYRAVGYYSDPLPGLPFDEEAGVITNEAGRVLDENKQHIQGVFTTGWVKRGPIGLIGHTKGDASETVACLLEDFAEGKLWTPERPDLEAVDQHFADKGHETTSWDGWHRLDAHERSLGEPHGRERVKVVERHEMLHASREKR, via the coding sequence ATGACCGAAGCTGAGCCCTTGTTGCGTGTCGCTGTTGTCGGAGCCGGCCCCGCCGGCATTTACGCCTCCGACGCGCTCATGAAGTCGGGCGTCGCGGTCTCCATCGACCTCTACGAGAAGATGCCCGCCCCTTTCGGCCTCATCCGCTACGGTGTCGCGCCGGACCACCCCAGGATCAAAGGCATCGTCAAGAGCCTGCACCAGGTTCTCGACAAGCCGCAGATCCGGCTGATCGGCCATGTCGAGTTCGGCAAGGACATCGACATCGACTTCCTCGCCAAGCATTACCACGCGGTTATTTTCTCCACGGGCGCGGTCAAAGACCGGGGCCTTGACATTCCTGGCGTCGGTCTCGACGGCAGCTACGGCGCCGCAGATTTCGTCGGCTGGTACGACGGGAACCCCGACTTCCCGAGGACGTGGCCGCTGACCGCGCAGAAAGTCGCGGTGCTCGGCGTGGGGAACGTCGCGCTGGACGTGGCCCGTGTCCTCGCCAAGACGGCCGAGGACCTGCTGCCGACCGAGATCCCGCCGAACGTGTACGAGGGCCTGCAGCAGAACCAGGCGGTCGAGGTGCACGTTTTTGGCCGACGCGGACCGGCTCAGGCGAAGTTCACCCCGCTGGAACTGCGCGAACTCGACCACTGCACGACCATCGAAGTCATCGTGGACCCCGAAGACATCGAGTACGACGAGGGTTCCGAGAAGGCCCGCCGGGAGTCGAAGATCACCGACATGGTGGCGACCATCATCCAAGACTGGGCGATCCGCGACCCTGGCGACCGCCCGCACAAACTCTTCTTGCACTTCTTCGAGGCCCCCGTCGAAATCCTCGGCGAAAACGGCAAAGTCGTCGGCCTGCGCACCGAGCGGACCGCGCTCACCGGGGACGGCAACGTCAAAGGCACCGGCCAGTTCAAGGATTGGCCAGTGCAGGCCGTCTACCGCGCCGTCGGGTACTACTCCGACCCCTTGCCGGGCCTGCCTTTCGACGAGGAGGCCGGAGTCATCACCAACGAGGCGGGACGGGTCCTGGACGAGAACAAGCAGCACATCCAGGGAGTCTTCACCACCGGATGGGTCAAGCGCGGCCCGATCGGCCTCATCGGCCACACCAAGGGCGACGCGAGCGAGACGGTGGCCTGCCTGCTCGAGGACTTCGCCGAGGGCAAGCTCTGGACCCCTGAGCGCCCGGACCTGGAAGCTGTCGACCAGCACTTCGCCGACAAGGGCCACGAGACCACGTCCTGGGACGGTTGGCACCGTCTCGACGCGCACGAGCGCAGTCTCGGCGAACCGCACGGACGCGAGCGGGTCAAGGTCGTCGAGCGCCACGAGATGCTGCACGCTTCGCGCGAGAAGCGTTAA